The following are encoded together in the Streptomyces rapamycinicus NRRL 5491 genome:
- a CDS encoding urease subunit beta — MVPGEILYADEPVLLNEGRPVTRLTVLNAADRPVQVASHYHFAEVNPGLDFDRAAARGKRLNIAAGTAVRFEPGIPVEVDLIPIAGERIVPGLRGETGGGLDDR; from the coding sequence ATGGTCCCCGGAGAGATCCTTTACGCCGATGAGCCGGTGCTCCTCAACGAGGGGCGGCCGGTCACCCGTCTCACCGTGCTCAACGCCGCCGACCGGCCCGTCCAGGTCGCCTCCCACTATCACTTCGCCGAGGTCAACCCCGGCCTCGACTTCGACCGCGCCGCCGCCCGCGGCAAGCGGCTGAACATCGCCGCCGGCACCGCCGTGCGCTTCGAACCCGGCATCCCCGTCGAGGTCGACCTGATCCCGATCGCGGGGGAGCGGATCGTGCCGGGGCTGCGCGGGGAGACGGGAGGAGGGCTCGATGACCGCTGA
- a CDS encoding urease subunit gamma, producing the protein MHLTPHEQERLLIHVAADVAEKRRARGVLLNHPEATALITAHILEGARDGRGVAELMASGRRVLTRDEVMEGVPEMLQDVQVEATFPDGTKLVTVHQPIA; encoded by the coding sequence GTGCACTTGACCCCACATGAGCAGGAGCGTCTGCTCATCCATGTGGCCGCCGACGTGGCCGAGAAACGACGGGCCCGGGGCGTGCTCCTCAACCACCCCGAGGCGACGGCGCTGATCACCGCCCACATCCTGGAGGGCGCCCGCGACGGCCGCGGCGTCGCCGAGCTGATGGCCTCCGGCCGCCGGGTGCTCACCCGCGACGAGGTCATGGAGGGCGTACCCGAGATGCTCCAGGACGTGCAGGTCGAGGCCACCTTCCCCGACGGCACCAAGCTGGTCACCGTCCACCAGCCGATAGCCTGA